Below is a window of Patescibacteria group bacterium DNA.
ATTATGCTAGTGACTTAACTGAAACTAAGGCCAAAATTTTATCTGAAGTGCAGAGTAATGATGTGGTGTTGATACTGGGGGCGGGGGATATAGACAAAGTAGCGAGGGAATTAGTGTAAATTCAATTTTTAATTAATTATGATTGCTAAAGAAATAAAAAAAATTGCAAAGAATAGACTAAAAGATGCAGAAACCTTACTTCGTGCTAAACGATATGATGGTGCAGTATATATTTGCGGTTATGCAATAGAACTTTGTTTGAAAAAGCAAATATGTAAAAAATTACAATGGACTGAATTCCCACCCGGTCATAATTTTAATGATTATAAATCTTTAAAAACACATAATTTAGAAATATTATTAAGTTTTACAGGAAAAGAAAGTAAGGTTAAAAAACAATTATTCGCGGAATGGTCCATTGTATCACAATGGGATCCAGAATCAAGATATAATCCAATTGGTAATATTAAGAATAAAGAAGCAAAACAAATGATAAATTCAGCCAAAAAAATATTAAAAGAACTATGAAAGAATTAATAAAAAAATTTCAAAAAATTGAACAAGAACTTTCACAAGAAAAGGGTGAATTTGAGTTATTTGCTCTTTTTCAGACTGATTTTTCAATAAATAAATGGGATGTGGTTAT
It encodes the following:
- a CDS encoding HEPN domain-containing protein: MIAKEIKKIAKNRLKDAETLLRAKRYDGAVYICGYAIELCLKKQICKKLQWTEFPPGHNFNDYKSLKTHNLEILLSFTGKESKVKKQLFAEWSIVSQWDPESRYNPIGNIKNKEAKQMINSAKKILKEL